The genomic window AAGACGGTTTTTGACATTTCGTAACCAAAATAAACATGAGCAAACCTGATCTCACCCCTGATAAAGGCAAAATCTTTCACGGTAGCGCTGTCCGTAATCTCCGGAGAAGTGTTAAATACCTCAAAGATCCTTTCCATGGCTGACTGGGAGTTTGCCAGAAGGATATTGAGCTCCGTCAGGCGGTTAAGGGGGTTATAAAACATGCCCAGATATGCATAAAATGCAGCCAGCTCTCCCACCGTTAGACGGCCATAAATCACCTGCATCGCCCCAAACCAGACCACAAGAACCGGCGCAACAGAAGTTAAATAGCCAATGATCGATTGGGCCGTTGCGTGGTGCCGGATATGGTTCAACTGATAGAATAAATATTCCCGGTTATCCTGGAAAAAGTGCTTTTCTTCCGCCTTCTCGCGGGTATACGACTGAATCGTGGAAATACCGCCAAGCTTCTCATGAACATTCCCGGAAATCTCTTCCATCTTCTGATGCGCGAGCTTACTGGTTTTTTTCATTTTAGCCTTAAAATACTTGTTTAACATCACGTAAAAAGGAAGAATGGAGATCGAAACCAACGCTAACCGCCAGTTCATGCGGAAAAGAAGAAAGGCAATTAAAAAGAGAGCGCTTGCATCCATGACCGTATTGGTAAAAGCAGCGCCAACGAAATTATGGGCAACTGCAATATCTCCCAGAAGACGCGACGCAACAGAACCTACCTGGCGTTTTTCATAGAAATTCAACGACATCCGCTGAAGGTGAACGTACAACTCATTCCTCAGGTCAAATACAAGCCGCTGACCGGCCTGATCGGCATAATAGGAGCGAAAATACGTAACCACCGCCCAAACGAAATAAAGCCCGATCATAACGAGCATGGTGGTATGCAATTTCGATGCGTCATACGAGGACGGTGCCAACAAATGATCAATTACGTCTTTAAAAATCCACGGGAATATTAATGGAATGTTGTATTTTAAGAGTCCACATACGGTAGCTACCATGATCACCCGACGATAGGGTTTTACGTAATGCAGAAACTTTTTAATTGCAGGATGAAAAAAACCTTTTGTCACGACTTTGATTCCATTTGTTAAAATTTAATCAGGCTGACTTCGGCGACCTTCTCACTGTAGCGCGATGAGGCTCGTCGCTTTACAAGCGCAACTTTGAAATTCCTATACATTGAATTAGGCCTTCGATGAATTTTTATGATACGGTTATACCCACCCCTGAATCCCCTCCCAGGAGGGGACTTCTTTCGTCCCCTCTTGAGAGGTGGGTGTGTAAGGCAGAAGTAAAAAGTTTGAAATGCTTATACATAACTCCTGGGACGGCTACGCCGCAATCAAATCCCCTTTCGTAATGGGAGAAGGGGGTTGTAAAAAAATTTATTTAAACGCGTTTGTACTGGGCAATACTATGAAAGGAGGCATTCTTCAGCAGATTCAAAGGACTGTTTTCATGGCAGGTGGTTTAATGACAATAGGGTGTGGTACCTTGGATAGAGCCAAAATGTCAAATCTGAATCTTATATGCCAAAATGTTTCAAGCAAAGAAATTTTGGCAAAGGTTGTTGTGCGGCAATCGAAAAAAAACTCCCTAAATCTTTAATATAATCTTTCCGAAATTTTCCCTGTTTAACATCCTCTGCTGGGCGGCTGCGGCTTCCTGCAAGGGGAAGGTACTGTCGATAACGGGTCTCAGCCTTCCCAATTCCACCAGACTCAATACGTCCAGCAGTTCCTTTTTACTGCCCATATAACAGCCAATGATCGCATGCTGTTTCATGAATAAAAACCGGAGTTCCACCGTTGCCTGCGGTCCGCTTGTCGCCCCGCATACCACCATGCGCCCACCCTTGGTAAGGCACTGCAGATTCTTTTCCCAGGTATCAGGCCCGATATGCTCGAAGATAAGATCCACCCCTTTGTTCCCGGTAATATCCTTAACCCGGTCTGCATAATTCTCTTTCGAATAGTCGATAACTTCGTCTGCACCCAACTGTTTCGCCTTTTCCAATTTTTCCTTTCCGCGGGCGGTCGTAATCACCCGGGCACCCGCCAAACGGGCAATCTGGATAGCGGCGCTCCCGATACCGCTGCCAGCCGCATGGATCAGGACATGCTCTCCCGCTTTTAGTTGTCCCCGGGTAATGAGCATATGCCACGCCGTTATAAACACCAAAGGGACGGCTGCCCATTCCTCAAATGACCGCTTCCGGGAAACGGGAATGATGTTGTCTACGTGCGCCTTCACAAACTCTGCATATCCCCCCTGCACCTGAAACCCCATAATCTTGAAGCTATTGCACATGCTGTCGCCGTTCGTAATACAGGGGACACACTTCCTGCAGCGAACGCCAGGGGCGATGATGACCGGGTCGCCAGGCCTGAAAGTCTTTACTTCCATCCCCACCTCGGCCACTTCGCCGGCGCTGTCACTCCCCAGGATATGCGGCATAGGAACCTCTACACCAGGCAATCCCTGCCTTACCCAGATATCCAGATGATTCAGTGCACACGCCTTTACCTTTACCAGCACTTCATAGGGAGAAATCTTCGGCTTCTCCATATCTGCATAGGTTAATTTCTCTATTCCGCCATGCTCATAAAAAACCATCGCCTTCATGATCACTTCCTTTATTTATACGATTGAGTAAATTGGCTCATATATCCACGGCCCGGCGCCGCTCTTTTTTTCGTTTCCCAACCCCCTTTGCCTTGATCAGCATAGAATCAATATCTGTCGATTATATTAAGTAATTGCCAAAACAATGTCAATTATTAATTGTGTAATAGATGTGCTCCTCCTTTCGCTAACGCAGGACAGACTTCATCCAACCTGCATTTTCACAATTATGATGCGGCATCACACAATACCGGGTGGCTAATCGGGTGGTTTAAGGCGATGGTCTTGTATCGTCGCATCCACCTTTCTCTCCGTTGTACATTTGTAATTTTATTTCGGTGGATTCGCTTCGTTTTATCCATCCTCCAATACATTTCCGTGCATATCATAGCGCAGCAAGGCCGCAACCAATTCTCCGTTGTGAAAGCGGGGAGATTGCTTCGGAAAAGGCCCCTCGCAATGACAGCGACCATGCACTTTGATGATACACTGCACGTTGTCATTGCGAGCGAAGCGAAGCAATCTTTCACTCATAAAAAACGGTACCTCCTGAAAGGGGTTTGTGAAAAAACTTACAAAAGAAAGAAGCTTTTACACAGTAATATTATATAAACCAAAGATGTTTGGCTCTTTTTCCCCTACGGTGCGGAGTTGTCATTATACCATTCCACCCTGTCCAGATACTCTTCTTTGTCTCCGCGGTAATATCGCGTCTTAGTCCCTGCACGGCAGGCATATTCCCGGTCTGCCTCGTCCGGCAGGCGCGGGTCTGCCCATTCTGCATAGCGTTTTGCATCTTCCCAACTTACCCCCCACCACCGGTTGCCTGGGTTGGTTAAATTTGCGCTCTGCCCAGTATCTTGGCTCCTCTATCTTAGGATTATCCTTGAGAAACCTTCCATACTCCTCGTTGGTCGCCGGATAACGGCCAAGGTAAAAGTCTGGCGCTTGAATTTCATGTAAAAGCCATTCATATTTGAACCGCCCGGATTCCTGCTCTGGTGTTCCCATGAGAAACACACCGCCTGGGATTTTCACGAGTTCGTATCCGCCCGGTTCTGACACAAAAAACATCCTGATCGGCCTGCCTTATGCGCGTTTTCACCCATTTCTGAACATCTTGTGACGGGTGTTTATTGAGTTGTGCCTTCAGGGCATGAATCGCCTCCGGATCAAGCCGTTCCACAATGCGCAAGGCCACGAGCTGGCGTGCCCACTATTTTCGTGCAAGCATGGCCAGGATGGCCTTTTTACAGTCTATGAGATTGGAAAGGGTCAGACCAAAGATGCGTTGTCCAAAATTGGGGACCCATGCCCGCAGGGACAAGCGGCAGCGCCGTTTCCCTCCTTCTGGTGCATGCGATGGATAGACCGCCACGTCGTACCCCGATGCCTCCCTGAGGATATCTTCATGTGTCTGCTGCCAGACCTGTTCATCAAGCTCCAAATCCAGTCCGAACCGGATGAAGTGTTCACCCAGCGGCGCTTCGCAGTACAATCTGTCTACCTCCGGGTTATCCCTGAACTTCACGAGAAATACCCCATTCCAGTTACCATCAAAGGGAAAATCCTCTGATTCGAGCTTGAAATCATGTTTTGCGCAGGCAAAATCCAGTATCTGATCTCTGACGGCCTCTACATCAGAACGATCCGGCCTTCTCTTTTCCTTCATAAGATCCATCTCCTTTCATATTATTTTTACTCTGTCCATAAGCATATTTTTTTGTGCATTATATCCCAAACACGGGAAAGCCGCAATAATTTACCTGCATTTCAGAAAAGGCAGTTAATTTTATGATAGACGTTCCGGACAAAATACCTTATAAATAGAGCCGCTGAAATGCCTCATCAGGCGGTTGTGCGACCTTAGCCTGCGCGGACTGAAGTCCTCGCCAATGAGGTTTGAAATTCTTTGATATCACAAAAGGGCATGGGAAGTATGGAAAAGACCTTAACACGCGAAGAGATGCGGGAGTTGGATAGAAAGGCCATTGAAGAATACAAGATTCCCGGCATTATCCTCATGGAAAATGCCGGAAGGAACGTGGCTGAAGAGGTGCTGAAGATGATCGGCAGCCATCGGCAGGCAAACGTTGCCGTCCTGTGCGGGAAAGGGAATAACGGTGGAGATGGCTTTGTTATCGCGCGACACCTTCATAACCATTGCATTCCCGCACCTGTCTTTCTCGTTGCAAAGATCCCGGATACTGTGTTGGATGGGGATGCGGGCACAAACCTGCGCATACTCCTCCGCATGAAAATCCCGGTAAGAGAAGTCCTTCATACCTCCGAAGTAAACGAGATTTTAAAGGCATTGCACGGTTACGACATTATCGTCGATGCATTGTTTGGAACGGGACTTTCCGGTGAGGTGCGGGAACCATTTAAAACCCTTATTGATGGCGTGAACACCCTTAACAAGCCCCGGGTATCGGTGGATATTCCATCGGGGCTTGACTGCAATACCGGCAGGGTATTAGGGAGTGCAATTCGGGCGCATAAAACGGTAACCTTTGCGGCAAGCAAGCGGGGTTTTTATCTGGAAAGCGGGCCAGCGCACACAGGGGAGATTATCGTAACGGGTATCAGCATCCCAAGAGAAATACTACCATAATAACGCAGCAGGCTGCTGCCAACTCTTTCCGGGCAAGGGGGAAACAGCATAGCGCGGCGCTGCCGCAACCAATTCCCTGTTGTGAAAACGGGAGATTGCTTCGGACAAGACCCTCGCAATGACACGGGCTATGTCTTTGATGACATATGGTACGTTGTCATTGCGAGCGAAGCAATCCTTCTCTTATAAACAAACGGTACCTTCTGGTAAGGGGTAAATAGGGTTGCGAAAAAACTTGCAAAAAAAGAAAAATTTTATACGGTAATATTATAAATATTCGGGGAAAACCTACGTGAAACATTTGTCTGCATGGGTATGGTTGCAGTTATACAGATATGCAATTCTTGCCGGAAGACTTCCCCTGGGACATCAAGTGGTTTAATCTTTTTAGTAAAGCATCCACCGTATCACTTGACTGTGCAACCGTGCCTGATACAGAAACGGTTACGCGAATAGCGTCAGTCCCCACGAAAAAACCTGATTGCTCAATAAGGGCGTGTATCTTATTTGCAATGATACGCAAATGATTTTCCGTGACATTCATGGCAATGACCATAAATTCGTCACCGCCCCACCGGCCCACCATATCCGACGCCCGTACACTATTCAACAGCGTCTTCGTCACCATCTTTACGACTGCGTCCCCCGTCTTCGGGCCATGCAAATCATTTATCCTTTTTAATCCATCGATATCGACCAAAAAAATCCCGTATGACCAGCCGTACCTCTGCATAACACTGAACATCGTCCGCAGATTCATTTCCAGCCCTCGCCTCTTCATCAGTCCGGTTTGAGGATCAAGCAAGGCGCGCTTTTCCAGTTCTTCTGTCTTGTGCACATACTCTGCCTTTGAAGAATTATCATGGAGTTCTTCGATAGCGCCAATAACCTGGCCTTCTAAATTTTTCAAGGGCAAGATGCGGACTAAGACCGGCACACGATAGCCATCCTTGTGATGAGCATACACCTCCATACTCCGCGGTGCACCATCAGCCATCGCTCCGAGCGCCATGCATTCGTTCTCACAGACGCCCTTTCCCTGCTCATCGACATACATCAGGATATCATCTCTGCAACACTTCCCCACGGTTTCAGAATGCATATATCCGGTAAGAGTCGTCGTGTTTTTATTCCAATAGGTAATTACCCTGTCCCGGTTAATAGCGCAAATTCCGCCCGACAAACTATCCAGTAAGTTTTTGTGTATATCACTTTCTGCTATCATTGCCATTTCTCCGAAATAAAAAAACCGTTATTCATCAAAGTCCATTATTTTGTCGTTGTATTATCGGCTTCACAGGAAAATACTTAAGACTCCTATGTCTGCAAAAATGCTGATTTATTTCTCGTGCTACCGAACAAAATCGTTCCTTTTTCACAAGCCGTTGACAACCCCATTGCCTCCTCGTTTCTCAAAGAGATTTCTCTGTCCACCGCGGTCAGGGGTGAAGGGTGTTGCAAAAACTTAAAAAAAAGATTTCGCACGGAATATGATAATGGGTGTTTCTCCTCTTGAACATCTCTCCCTCTTGATCCTTCCACTGTTTCAGATTCTTCCGTCTCTCTTTCTTTTCTGTTTTCTTCTTCTGAGTATTTTGTTATACTTTCGCCGTTCGCCGTGATTTTACGCCCATCAGAAATGCCCCTTTTCTGATTTCAGGTGCGGGGATAACCCATCGGTTCAGGAAACCGGCGTGGAAATGTGCGGTGCGTTCAGGGCGTACATTGAGGAGCGCACCGGGTGATATGCGGATAGACGCTGATTCAGCGGGATGTGGGATATCGGGAAATGATGAAAATATGCCACCGGGAACTTTGAATCTCCGTTAGTAATAAATGAACGAAATCTAACCAAAAGAGAAGATAATTTCGTATGCCGATTGAAAATATTTTATTGTGGGTCGCGATATTGATATTCGTGAGCGTCGTTTCAAGCAAGCTTTCCGATAAGTTTGGAATTCCTATCCTGTTGCTATTTTTGACAATCGGGATGCTTGCTGGCTCAGAAGGAATAGGCGGTATTTATTTTGATAATGCGAAGTTAGCCAAGTCCATTGGCGTTGTTGCCCTCATCTTTATTATTTTTTCCGGAGGACTTGATACCAACTGGAATGACACCAGATCCGTCATTTTGCCGGGCGCCGTTCTTTCGACGGTAGGGGTTTTAATGACAGCAATCTTTACCGGGTTCTTTGCCGTTTATATCCTGAAATTTTCTCTCTTGGAAGGAATGTTGCTTGGCTCCATCGTTTCTTCAACGGATGCCCCCGCTGTATTCAGCGTTTTACGGTCTAAACGAATAAGCCTGAAGCAGCCTCTGAAGCCGCTGCTTGAGTTTGAGTCTGGCAGTAATGACCCGATGGCCATTTTTTTGACTGCCGGATTTATCAGTATCCTGTCGGCAGAAAACATGAAGATTACGGCCCTGATTCCCAGATTTATGCTGGATATGAGTGTGGGCGCTCTCATAGGTTATCTCATGGCGAGATTTATCGTATTCTTCATTAACCGTCTGAAACTGGGATATGAAGGATTGTATCCGGTCATAATGATTTCCTTCGTACTGCTGACATATGTAATTGCGGTTTTTCTGAAAGGCAACGGGATCCTTGCGGTATATATTGCCGGTCTGATGCTGGGGAAGGCAAAGTTTCCCAATAAAAAGATAATCGTGAAATTTCACGATGGTTTAGCCTGGCTTGCGCAAATTGTAATGTTTATCATATTGGGCCTGCTTGTTTTTCCTTCACATATCACTCCCCTGATAGAGACAGGGTTTTTGCTAACATTTCTCCTCATGGTGGTTGCTCGTCCTGTTAGTGTATTGTTATGCCTGTTGCCGTTTAACATAGATATGCGAAAGAAGCTTATGGTTGCATGGGTTGGCCTGCGCGGATCGGTGCCGATTATCCTGGCGACATTTCCTTTTATGGCAGGTATCCCGCAGGCGGATACTATCTTCAATATCGTATTTTTAATTGTTATTGCGTCAGTTTTTATCCAGGGAACATCTATTCCGGCCCTTTCTAAAATACTGAAGCAGGACGTTCCCCTGGCTAACAAGATGAATTATCCCATTGAATTTGAAAAGACAGCGGCTTTCGATGCCGAAATGATCGACGTTATTGTTCCATTTGACTCGGAAGTGGTGGGTAAGAGGATCAGCGATTTAGACATTCCGGAAAAATGTCTTATCATGCTTATTAGCCGGGCAGGTAAATTTGTCATACCATCGGGAGATATGGTTATTGAAAGCAGCGACGTCTTATTGGTACTGGCAAATACGGCTGATTTTTTGGTTTTTCAACAAATGCTGGCGCGTCTTAAAAAAGACGGGTAATCAGATCGGCTTACCTTTACACGGTAAAAGAGCCAGGAAATATTATGAAACGCACATCATACTACAGGGAAAATATAAGGCGACAAGTGCCGTTTTTATGACCCCTGCGTCCTTACCAGCAGATCAACGATGAGTCTGAATTCGTCACTGGTGAACCAGTCTTTATGAAATTTTTCTCTGGCAAGCACACGCATAGCAACAACACAGTCCTCCCAACCCTTCCGGGATTTTCGCTCTAAAAGTATCCTGCCCGCTTCGTGACAGACAAGGCATTTTTCCACCATGATCCGGGCAGCCACGTCGTCTCTCAGCAATTTTCCCCTTTCTGCGAGATACCCGGTTAGGAGTGGAATGTCTTCATCCAGGAATAATTCTGGTGCATTTTCACGCATCCGGAGGATCGTTTCCTGCCACTCTTCTCCAGTCTTGTTTTGCTTCAGGATCCTGGTCATGGTATGACACTTTGTGCATCGGTCAATAAAAAGCACATGGACGTCTTCATATTTTTTTGGCTGGGCTGTTATCGCGGTCATGTCCTTTCTTCCATGGACGATTTCGCCAACGATCCGTTCACCCTCCTGATCGGTAATCCACAACGGGCTTTTCCCCATCATTTGCGTAACACACATCCGCCACTCATTTTCCGTTTTAGGCGCTGAAAATATTCGTTCAAGGGTATGACATTTTGAGCATTTTTCTTCATATAAAAATTGCGGCGCTTTATATTGATATTTCTCCTGTGCCTCTTGTGTCTGTCCGTAAACGTTAAAAGATACGATAAACACGAAACACAAAAACAATAGATTTCTTGCCATAATCTCTTCTCCTGCGTTTATAGGATGCTTATATTCATTAATAAAAGGGTTTTAGAGAAACTCAGGTATTATTCTTTCAACACATAAACTATTATTATATACCCGATACAGCAAGGTAGCAACAAAATTGACACACCGCTTTATCAGCGCCGTTTGGATAATTTCTCCTTCTTTGTTTCAATAGCAATGAAGGCGTTTATAGTATATGATACCTTTTGTGCCCACTTTTGAAGCAGCGAAAATTACCATTGAAGAGGAAGCAGCAGTTATGAAAAAAACCCTTGTTTCCGGAAACCATACGCGAAAAATTAGATTGGGCATCAGCTCTTGCTTACTCGGCGAAAAAGTGCGCTATGACGGTGCTCACAAGCTCGACCGTTTTATAACGGACACCCTTGGGCAATACTTCGAGTGGATACCGGTTTGTCCTGAATGTGAATACGGCCTGCCCGTCCCGCGGGAACCCTTGCGCCTGGTGGGAAGACCGGAATCCCCGCGACTCATCACCATCAAGACCGGCATCGACCATACGGAAAAAATGCTGCAATGGACAGAGAAAAAACTCACGGAATTAGAGCAACGCAATCTCTGCGGTTTCATCTTTAAGAGCAAATCCCCCAGTTCTGGCATTGCGGGGGTTAAGGTATATAAGCCGTCAGGCGTGCCCAGTCAGCGCGGAGTCGGCATCTTTGGCGGCGCCTTCATGAAACGTTTCCCGCTCACCCCGGTCATCGATGACGTACGTCTCCACAACCCGCAGTTAAGGAAAAATTTTATTGAGGGTGTTTGTGTCTTTCAGCGATGGCAGGAGCTGCTGAAATCCCGGGATATTAACGACCTGGTCGGGTTTCACACCAGCCATAAACTCCTCATGCTGGCGCATAGTCCCAGGCATTACGCATTGCTTGGCCAACTCGTGGCAGATGC from Candidatus Brocadia sp. includes these protein-coding regions:
- a CDS encoding SUMF1/EgtB/PvdO family nonheme iron enzyme, which translates into the protein MSEPGGYELVKIPGGVFLMGTPEQESGRFKYEWLLHEIQAPDFYLGRYPATNEEYGRFLKDNPKIEEPRYWAERKFNQPRQPVVGGKLGRCKTLCRMGRPAPAGRGRPGICLPCRD
- a CDS encoding DUF523 and DUF1722 domain-containing protein; this encodes MIPFVPTFEAAKITIEEEAAVMKKTLVSGNHTRKIRLGISSCLLGEKVRYDGAHKLDRFITDTLGQYFEWIPVCPECEYGLPVPREPLRLVGRPESPRLITIKTGIDHTEKMLQWTEKKLTELEQRNLCGFIFKSKSPSSGIAGVKVYKPSGVPSQRGVGIFGGAFMKRFPLTPVIDDVRLHNPQLRKNFIEGVCVFQRWQELLKSRDINDLVGFHTSHKLLMLAHSPRHYALLGQLVADAKGVKRKDLYASYIQGFMEGMRLLATPAKNANVLMRIAGYLKKFITADEKQELLEVIENYRQCLVPLIVPVTLVKHYARKYRIVYLEKQRYLNPHPVELMPQNHV
- a CDS encoding zinc-binding dehydrogenase, whose protein sequence is MKAMVFYEHGGIEKLTYADMEKPKISPYEVLVKVKACALNHLDIWVRQGLPGVEVPMPHILGSDSAGEVAEVGMEVKTFRPGDPVIIAPGVRCRKCVPCITNGDSMCNSFKIMGFQVQGGYAEFVKAHVDNIIPVSRKRSFEEWAAVPLVFITAWHMLITRGQLKAGEHVLIHAAGSGIGSAAIQIARLAGARVITTARGKEKLEKAKQLGADEVIDYSKENYADRVKDITGNKGVDLIFEHIGPDTWEKNLQCLTKGGRMVVCGATSGPQATVELRFLFMKQHAIIGCYMGSKKELLDVLSLVELGRLRPVIDSTFPLQEAAAAQQRMLNRENFGKIILKI
- a CDS encoding potassium/proton antiporter; its protein translation is MPIENILLWVAILIFVSVVSSKLSDKFGIPILLLFLTIGMLAGSEGIGGIYFDNAKLAKSIGVVALIFIIFSGGLDTNWNDTRSVILPGAVLSTVGVLMTAIFTGFFAVYILKFSLLEGMLLGSIVSSTDAPAVFSVLRSKRISLKQPLKPLLEFESGSNDPMAIFLTAGFISILSAENMKITALIPRFMLDMSVGALIGYLMARFIVFFINRLKLGYEGLYPVIMISFVLLTYVIAVFLKGNGILAVYIAGLMLGKAKFPNKKIIVKFHDGLAWLAQIVMFIILGLLVFPSHITPLIETGFLLTFLLMVVARPVSVLLCLLPFNIDMRKKLMVAWVGLRGSVPIILATFPFMAGIPQADTIFNIVFLIVIASVFIQGTSIPALSKILKQDVPLANKMNYPIEFEKTAAFDAEMIDVIVPFDSEVVGKRISDLDIPEKCLIMLISRAGKFVIPSGDMVIESSDVLLVLANTADFLVFQQMLARLKKDG
- a CDS encoding NAD(P)H-hydrate epimerase codes for the protein MEKTLTREEMRELDRKAIEEYKIPGIILMENAGRNVAEEVLKMIGSHRQANVAVLCGKGNNGGDGFVIARHLHNHCIPAPVFLVAKIPDTVLDGDAGTNLRILLRMKIPVREVLHTSEVNEILKALHGYDIIVDALFGTGLSGEVREPFKTLIDGVNTLNKPRVSVDIPSGLDCNTGRVLGSAIRAHKTVTFAASKRGFYLESGPAHTGEIIVTGISIPREILP
- a CDS encoding ABC transporter ATP-binding protein/permease: MTKGFFHPAIKKFLHYVKPYRRVIMVATVCGLLKYNIPLIFPWIFKDVIDHLLAPSSYDASKLHTTMLVMIGLYFVWAVVTYFRSYYADQAGQRLVFDLRNELYVHLQRMSLNFYEKRQVGSVASRLLGDIAVAHNFVGAAFTNTVMDASALFLIAFLLFRMNWRLALVSISILPFYVMLNKYFKAKMKKTSKLAHQKMEEISGNVHEKLGGISTIQSYTREKAEEKHFFQDNREYLFYQLNHIRHHATAQSIIGYLTSVAPVLVVWFGAMQVIYGRLTVGELAAFYAYLGMFYNPLNRLTELNILLANSQSAMERIFEVFNTSPEITDSATVKDFAFIRGEIRFAHVYFGYEMSKTVLKDINLHIPAGCTVALVGPSGAGKSTFVKLIPRFYDVSSGKITIDGWDTQDFKLDCLRRHIATVPQEPILFSGTVYENILFGKQNASDKEVQAAAISANAHDFICKLPKGYETEIGEGGLKLSGGQRQRIALARAFLKDAPILILDEATSSLDSKAENMIQEALRRLMKGRTTIIIAHRLSTIQSADSIVVFHNGEIVETGNHEELLRHSYGLYRQLYDEQCNRKVAINRK
- a CDS encoding GGDEF domain-containing protein, giving the protein MIAESDIHKNLLDSLSGGICAINRDRVITYWNKNTTTLTGYMHSETVGKCCRDDILMYVDEQGKGVCENECMALGAMADGAPRSMEVYAHHKDGYRVPVLVRILPLKNLEGQVIGAIEELHDNSSKAEYVHKTEELEKRALLDPQTGLMKRRGLEMNLRTMFSVMQRYGWSYGIFLVDIDGLKRINDLHGPKTGDAVVKMVTKTLLNSVRASDMVGRWGGDEFMVIAMNVTENHLRIIANKIHALIEQSGFFVGTDAIRVTVSVSGTVAQSSDTVDALLKRLNHLMSQGKSSGKNCISV